A single Gambusia affinis linkage group LG20, SWU_Gaff_1.0, whole genome shotgun sequence DNA region contains:
- the LOC122823778 gene encoding G-protein coupled receptor 26-like, whose amino-acid sequence MDTAEVILSVLVVVIIIVSLLSNVLVLICFLYNPEIRRQVPGLFNLNLTFCNLLLTVANMPLTLVGLVSRAQPGGDGFCQIAGFLETFLSTNSMLSMAALSIDRWIAVVFPLRYHSKMRHKDAALVLGYTWAHSMSFSTVAACLSWVGYHRLYASCTLSNARASSRTQFVVFTVFFHSFTFLLSFIVLCFTYLKVLKVARFHCKRIDVITMQTLVLLVDIHPSVRQRCLEEQKRRRQRATRKISTFIGTFMVCFAPYVITRIVELFPAVPIDPHWGIVSKCLAYSKAACDPFVYSLLRHQYKKTCTDILNRLLKRSSLNASGRRLEQQGNSIPTAE is encoded by the exons ATGGACACTGCGGAGGTAATTCTCTCCGTGCTGGTAGTTGTGATCATCATAGTGTCGCTGCTGTCCAACGTCCTAGTGCTGATCTGCTTTCTCTACAACCCGGAGATCCGTAGACAGGTGCCCGGTCTGTTCAACCTCAACCTCACCTTCTGCAACTTGTTGCTGACCGTGGCCAACATGCCGCTCACTCTGGTGGGACTCGTCAGCAGGGCTCAGCCGGGGGGAGACGGCTTCTGCCAGATCGCGGGGTTCCTGGAGACCTTCCTGTCCACCAACTCCATGCTGAGCATGGCCGCCCTGAGCATCGACAGGTGGATCGCGGTGGTGTTCCCCCTGAGGTACCACTCCAAGATGCGCCACAAGGACGCAGCGTTAGTTCTCGGCTACACGTGGGCGCACTCCATGTCCTTCTCCACCGTGGCCGCCTGTCTCTCGTGGGTGGGATATCACCGGCTGTACGCGTCCTGCACCCTGTCCAACGCCAGGGCAAGCAGCAGGACCCAGTTTGTTGTCTTCACCGTGTTTTTCCACTCCTTTACCTTCCTCCTGTCTTTTATAGTGTTATGTTTCACATACCTCAAAGTTCTTAAAGTGGCGCGGTTTCACTGCAAGAGGATCGATGTTATAACGATGCAAACTTTGGTGCTGCTTGTGGACATACACCCCAG CGTCCGTCAGCGATGCCTGGAGGAGCAGAAGAGGCGACGACAGAGAGCAACGAGGAAGATCAGCACCTTCATCGGCACCTTCATGGTCTGCTTTGCTCCCTATGTGATCACGAG GATCGTGGAGTTATTTCCAGCAGTGCCAATCGACCCTCACTGGGGAATTGTCTCCAAGTGCTTGGCTTACAGCAAGGCAGCATGCGACCCCTTCGTGTACTCCCTGCTGAGGCACCAGTACAAGAAGACGTGCACGGACATCCTCAACAGGCTGCTAAAACGGAGCTCCCTAAATGCGTCTGGGCGGCGGCTGGAGCAGCAGGGGAACAGCATACCCACAGCTGAGTGA